Proteins encoded within one genomic window of Melospiza melodia melodia isolate bMelMel2 chromosome 27, bMelMel2.pri, whole genome shotgun sequence:
- the FABP3 gene encoding fatty acid-binding protein, heart, which yields MVDAFVGTWKLVDTQNFDEYMKALGVGFATRQVAGFTKPTTIIELNGDKVTVKTQSTFKNTEITFKLGEEFDETTADDRHVKSLVKLDGGKLVHVQKWDGKETSLVRELKDGKLVLTLTMGNVVSTRTYEKET from the exons ATGGTGGACGCCTTCGTGGGCACCTGGAAGCTGGTGGACACCCAGAATTTCGATGAGTACATGAAGGCGCTGG GCGTGGGCTTCGCCACGCGGCAGGTGGCCGGCTTCACCAAGCCCACCACCATCATCGAGCTGAACGGCGACAAGGTCACCGTGAAGACCCAGAGCACCTTCAAGAACACCGAGATCACCTTCAAGCTCGGCGAGGAGTTCGACGAGACCACGGCGGACGACAGGCACGTCAAG TCCTTGGTCAAACTGGATGGAGGCAAACTCGTCCACGTGCAGAAGTGGGACGGGAAGGAAACATCGCTGGTCCGGGAGCTGAAGGATGGGAAATTGGTTCTG ACTCTCACCATGGGCAACGTCGTGTCCACCCGCACCTACGAGAAGGAGACATAG
- the LOC134429884 gene encoding cAMP-dependent protein kinase inhibitor beta-like, which translates to MTEVEPVLDFASSGRTGRRNALPDILGSPAGVSPADLPLKLAEMSLSAGSAQDMQSPSAEAPPPQPPSPELKDTS; encoded by the exons ATGACCGAGGTGGAACCCGTGCTGGACTTCGCATCCTCGGGCAGGACGGGCCGGCGCAATGCCCTGCCCGACATCCTGGGCTCGCCCGCCGGCGTCAGCCCCGCCGACCTGCCCCTCAAACTGGCCGAGATGTCCCTGAGCGCAG GCAGCGCCCAGGACATGCAGTCGCCCTCGGCGGAGGCGCCCCCTCCGCAGCCGCCCAGCCCCGAGCTGAAGGACACGTCCTAA